The Streptococcus pluranimalium genome contains a region encoding:
- the rsmB gene encoding 16S rRNA (cytosine(967)-C(5))-methyltransferase RsmB — protein MANDWKKMARGGALIALEKVFHEEAYSNIALNSLLNNRHYDDRDKGLITEIVYGTVARKITLEWYLAHFIEDRDKLDPWVYDLLMLSAYQLIYLDKLPAHAVVNDAVAIAKNRGNNRGAEKLINAVLRKVTSVDLPNIDTIKRVNKRYSIKYSLPVWLVKKLIKQYGQERAEKIFASLFERNKASIRVTEPHRLEEFKENFQADYSSLSPVGLTKSSGHFASSLAFQNGAITIQDETSQLVAPTLDIKGPELILDACAAPGGKTVHMASYLSSGKITALDLYDHKLALIQENAKRLGLADKIETKQLDAREVAKAFPVESFDKILVDAPCSGIGLIRRKPDIKYNKDSLDFVSLQAVQLEILSSVCQTLRKGGIMTYSTCTIFREENQEVIKAFLASHPDFEQVALDHDKKDIIVDGCLLITPEQYHTDGFFIAKLRKKA, from the coding sequence TTGGCGAATGATTGGAAAAAAATGGCGCGTGGAGGCGCCTTAATTGCCCTAGAGAAAGTCTTTCACGAAGAAGCTTATTCAAATATTGCTCTCAATAGCTTACTTAATAATCGTCACTATGATGATAGAGACAAGGGATTGATTACGGAGATTGTCTATGGGACTGTTGCACGTAAAATCACCCTAGAATGGTATTTGGCGCATTTTATCGAAGATAGAGATAAATTGGATCCTTGGGTTTATGACTTGCTCATGCTTAGTGCTTATCAGCTGATTTATCTGGATAAGTTACCTGCTCATGCGGTCGTTAATGATGCGGTTGCTATCGCTAAAAATCGTGGTAACAATAGAGGAGCTGAGAAATTAATCAATGCTGTTCTTCGTAAAGTAACCTCAGTTGATTTACCAAATATTGACACTATTAAGCGTGTTAATAAACGTTATTCTATTAAATATTCCCTTCCAGTCTGGTTAGTAAAAAAACTCATCAAACAATATGGTCAAGAGCGAGCAGAAAAAATCTTTGCCAGTCTCTTTGAGCGGAATAAGGCGAGTATCCGTGTGACAGAACCTCATCGACTTGAAGAATTCAAGGAAAATTTCCAGGCAGATTATTCGTCCTTATCACCAGTTGGCTTGACCAAATCATCAGGACATTTTGCTTCAAGCCTTGCTTTTCAAAATGGTGCTATTACTATTCAAGATGAGACCAGTCAATTAGTAGCTCCGACCCTTGATATTAAAGGTCCAGAATTGATTTTAGATGCCTGCGCTGCTCCTGGTGGCAAGACAGTACACATGGCTTCTTATTTATCGTCTGGGAAAATTACTGCGCTAGATTTATATGATCATAAATTGGCACTGATTCAAGAAAATGCAAAAAGACTTGGACTAGCTGATAAGATTGAAACCAAACAATTGGATGCTAGAGAAGTTGCAAAGGCCTTTCCAGTAGAAAGTTTTGATAAAATTTTAGTTGACGCACCTTGTTCAGGGATTGGTCTCATCCGTCGAAAACCAGATATTAAATACAATAAGGATAGTCTGGATTTTGTTAGTTTGCAGGCAGTTCAATTAGAGATTCTGTCTAGTGTTTGTCAAACCTTGCGTAAAGGTGGTATAATGACCTATAGTACTTGCACTATTTTCAGAGAAGAAAACCAAGAAGTTATTAAGGCTTTTTTGGCTAGTCATCCTGATTTTGAGCAAGTAGCTTTAGATCACGATAAGAAAGATATTATAGTGGATGGCTGTTTGTTAATTACGCCGGAACAATATCA
- the fmt gene encoding methionyl-tRNA formyltransferase produces the protein MTKSKLIFMGTPDLAATVLKGIIADGSYDILAVVTQPDRAVGRKKEIKMTPVKEVALEHNLPVYQPEKLSGSQEMSDIMALGADGIVTAAFGQFLPGKLLDSVDFAVNVHGSLLPKYRGGAPIQYAIINGDKEAGITIMEMVRQMDAGDMIAKAAIPITDEDNLGTMFEKLAILGRDLLLKTLPDYIAGNIEPEPQDETQVTFSPNISSEEERIDWTKSNQEIFNLIRGLNPWPIAHTLWNGKRFKIYEVERVDGQGQPGYIIEKTKKTLVVATGNGALSLKRVQPFGKPQMAISDFLNGLGRDLEVGDSFGE, from the coding sequence ATGACAAAATCAAAATTAATTTTCATGGGAACCCCTGATTTAGCAGCAACTGTTTTAAAAGGAATCATCGCTGATGGTTCATATGACATTTTAGCTGTTGTCACTCAGCCTGACCGTGCTGTTGGTCGTAAAAAAGAAATTAAAATGACTCCGGTAAAAGAAGTTGCTTTAGAACATAACCTTCCAGTTTATCAGCCAGAAAAGTTATCTGGCAGTCAAGAGATGTCAGATATTATGGCTCTTGGTGCAGATGGTATTGTGACAGCGGCTTTTGGACAATTTTTACCAGGAAAACTTCTAGACTCGGTTGATTTTGCTGTTAACGTTCATGGGTCTTTGTTACCTAAGTACCGTGGTGGAGCTCCTATTCAATACGCTATTATCAATGGTGATAAGGAAGCAGGGATTACCATCATGGAAATGGTTCGTCAAATGGATGCGGGGGATATGATTGCTAAGGCTGCCATTCCTATCACTGATGAGGATAATTTGGGAACCATGTTTGAAAAATTAGCCATTCTTGGACGTGATCTGCTCTTGAAGACCTTGCCAGACTATATCGCTGGTAATATTGAACCAGAACCACAAGATGAGACTCAGGTTACTTTCTCACCGAATATTTCATCTGAGGAAGAGCGCATTGATTGGACCAAATCTAATCAAGAGATTTTCAATCTTATCCGTGGTTTAAATCCATGGCCTATTGCTCATACTCTTTGGAATGGTAAACGTTTCAAGATTTATGAAGTTGAACGCGTTGATGGACAAGGACAGCCGGGTTACATTATTGAAAAGACCAAAAAAACTCTTGTTGTGGCAACAGGTAACGGTGCTCTCTCCCTCAAACGTGTCCAACCTTTTGGAAAACCACAGATGGCTATTTCAGATTTTCTCAATGGTCTTGGACGTGATTTAGAAGTTGGTGATAGCTTTGGCGAATGA
- a CDS encoding primosomal protein N' gives MQAQIIVDVPLMQTDKPFTYSVPEMFEELIQVGSRVHVPFGKGNRLLQGFVVSLENNADPQELKSIADLLDLEPVLNPEQLRLADVMRKAVFSYKITLLKSMIPSLLNSQYDKRLQPSEELSHRDKETIFGRCESLSYSDIPENKRKQVNRLIAAKRIRVDYLARDKKKVKTEKFLDLDKSVLADLDISKRAKKRQEAKAWLLAQDDSFSIKASDLNKQYSRDVVNYFIQKGALIERQEVVQRSAAYFESVESSHFLALNDQQAQAVDAISQAIGQEDTKPFLLEGITGSGKTEVYLHVIDRVLKMGKTAIVLVPEISLTPQMTNRFISRFGEQVAIMHSGLSDGEKFDEWRKIKSGQAKVVVGARSAIFVPLDHIGAIIIDEEHEATYKQESNPRYHARDVALLRSKTHRAALVLGSATPAIETRARASKGVYHFLELTERANPNARIPKVDVVDFRDYIGQQETSNFTPALIEKIQEKLDKQEQVVLMLNRRGYSSFVMCRECGYVDECPNCDISLTLHMDTKTMKCHYCDFQKVIPRECPSCQSKSIRYYGTGTQKAFDELQELLPKARILRMDVDTTRRKGAHENLLKAFGNHEADILLGTQMIAKGLDFPNVTLVGVLNADTSLNLPDFRASERTFQLLTQVAGRAGRADKAGEVLVQTYNPDHYAIRFAQKQDFEGFYAYEMKIRQKMGYPPYYYTVGITLSHQEEQEAVRKAYDVFKGLKGHLSDNVRFLGPTPKPIARTHNTFHYQIIIKYRFEEQLETALNALLEWTQKPENKQLRVTIDNEPQNMM, from the coding sequence ATGCAAGCTCAAATTATTGTTGATGTGCCCTTGATGCAAACGGATAAACCGTTCACCTATTCAGTGCCAGAAATGTTTGAAGAGCTAATACAAGTTGGCTCAAGAGTCCATGTGCCTTTTGGAAAAGGTAATAGACTTTTGCAAGGTTTTGTCGTTTCGCTAGAAAACAATGCTGATCCTCAAGAGTTAAAATCTATTGCAGACTTGCTAGATTTGGAACCTGTTTTGAATCCAGAACAATTACGGTTAGCAGATGTTATGCGAAAGGCTGTCTTTTCTTATAAAATCACATTGCTTAAAAGCATGATTCCCAGCCTTCTCAACTCGCAATATGATAAGCGTCTTCAGCCAAGTGAGGAATTATCACATCGTGATAAAGAAACTATTTTTGGAAGATGTGAGAGTCTTTCTTATTCAGATATTCCAGAAAACAAACGAAAACAGGTTAATCGTCTCATTGCAGCTAAACGTATACGAGTGGATTACCTAGCTCGTGATAAAAAGAAGGTCAAGACTGAAAAATTCTTAGATTTGGATAAGTCGGTTTTGGCTGACTTGGACATTTCTAAACGAGCCAAAAAGCGTCAGGAAGCTAAAGCTTGGTTATTAGCACAAGACGATTCTTTTTCTATAAAAGCTAGTGACCTTAATAAACAATATTCAAGAGATGTGGTCAATTATTTCATTCAAAAAGGTGCTCTCATCGAACGTCAAGAAGTAGTGCAGCGATCAGCAGCTTATTTTGAGTCGGTTGAAAGCAGTCATTTTCTTGCCTTAAATGACCAGCAAGCTCAGGCTGTTGATGCTATTTCACAAGCTATCGGTCAAGAAGATACAAAGCCTTTTCTCCTAGAAGGGATTACAGGTTCTGGGAAAACGGAAGTTTATTTGCATGTGATTGATCGTGTTTTAAAAATGGGAAAGACAGCTATTGTTCTTGTTCCCGAAATCTCCTTGACTCCACAGATGACCAATCGCTTTATTTCTCGATTTGGTGAGCAAGTGGCTATCATGCATTCGGGACTTTCTGATGGTGAGAAATTTGATGAATGGCGAAAAATAAAATCCGGGCAAGCCAAGGTTGTGGTTGGAGCAAGGTCAGCTATTTTTGTACCACTTGATCATATCGGTGCTATTATTATCGATGAAGAGCATGAAGCTACCTATAAACAGGAATCTAATCCTCGTTACCACGCCAGAGATGTGGCGCTATTAAGATCTAAAACTCACAGAGCAGCCTTAGTGCTAGGTTCAGCAACGCCTGCTATTGAAACGAGGGCTCGAGCAAGTAAAGGTGTCTATCACTTTTTAGAACTTACTGAGAGAGCTAATCCTAATGCCAGAATTCCTAAGGTTGACGTTGTTGATTTCAGAGATTATATTGGTCAACAGGAAACCAGCAATTTTACACCTGCATTAATTGAAAAAATCCAAGAAAAGCTAGATAAACAAGAGCAAGTTGTTCTTATGCTCAACCGACGCGGTTATTCTAGTTTTGTTATGTGCCGTGAGTGTGGTTACGTAGATGAATGCCCTAATTGTGATATTTCTTTGACTCTTCATATGGATACCAAAACTATGAAGTGCCATTATTGTGATTTTCAAAAGGTTATTCCTCGGGAATGCCCGTCCTGTCAGAGTAAGAGCATTCGTTACTACGGTACAGGGACTCAGAAGGCCTTTGATGAATTACAAGAACTCTTGCCAAAAGCCAGGATCCTACGAATGGATGTGGACACGACTCGTCGCAAGGGAGCCCACGAAAACCTTCTTAAAGCCTTTGGGAATCATGAAGCTGATATCCTCTTGGGGACACAGATGATTGCAAAGGGCTTGGATTTTCCGAATGTCACTTTGGTTGGGGTATTAAATGCTGACACTTCACTTAACCTACCGGATTTTAGGGCAAGTGAGCGAACTTTTCAGCTCTTAACGCAGGTAGCTGGGCGGGCTGGCAGAGCTGATAAAGCAGGCGAAGTTTTAGTGCAGACTTATAATCCTGATCATTATGCTATCCGTTTTGCTCAGAAACAAGATTTTGAAGGTTTTTATGCCTATGAAATGAAGATTCGTCAGAAGATGGGCTATCCACCCTACTATTACACAGTGGGTATTACTTTATCTCACCAGGAGGAACAAGAAGCCGTTCGTAAAGCTTACGATGTTTTCAAAGGTTTAAAAGGTCATCTGTCAGACAATGTCAGGTTCTTAGGACCAACACCTAAACCGATCGCTAGAACCCATAATACATTTCATTATCAGATTATCATCAAGTATCGCTTTGAGGAACAACTAGAAACAGCACTAAATGCTCTTTTAGAATGGACCCAAAAACCAGAAAATAAGCAACTTCGTGTGACTATTGATAATGAACCGCAAAATATGATGTGA
- the rpoZ gene encoding DNA-directed RNA polymerase subunit omega, translating into MMLKPSIDKLLDKVPSKYSLVILQAKRAHELEAGAKATKEFKSEKSTLRALEEIEAGYVTIHPDPVAKRESVRRKAEVERLAKEEEERKIKEQIAKEEQEEGQKV; encoded by the coding sequence ATGATGTTAAAACCTTCGATTGATAAATTATTGGATAAAGTGCCTTCAAAATACTCTTTGGTTATTTTACAAGCTAAACGTGCCCATGAATTAGAAGCTGGTGCCAAAGCAACTAAAGAATTCAAATCTGAAAAATCAACACTTCGTGCTTTGGAAGAGATTGAAGCTGGCTATGTAACCATCCATCCAGATCCAGTCGCAAAACGTGAATCTGTTCGTCGAAAAGCAGAAGTGGAGCGTCTTGCTAAAGAAGAGGAAGAACGCAAAATTAAAGAACAAATCGCAAAAGAAGAACAAGAAGAGGGACAAAAAGTCTAA
- the gmk gene encoding guanylate kinase: MSERGLLIVFSGPSGVGKGTVRQEIFSTPDHKFEYSVSMTTRPQRPGEVDGVDYFFRTREEFEELIRQGQMLEYAEYVGNYYGTPLTYVNETLDKGIDVFLEIEVQGAIQVKQKVPDGVFIFLTPPDLEELEGRLVGRGTDSQEVIARRIDRAREEIALMREYDYAVVNDEVPLAAERVKRIIEAEHFRVERVIGRYDKMIAKTSASK, from the coding sequence ATGTCTGAACGTGGTTTGTTAATTGTCTTTTCAGGACCATCAGGTGTTGGAAAAGGAACAGTTAGACAAGAGATTTTTTCGACACCAGATCACAAATTTGAATACTCAGTGTCAATGACGACACGTCCTCAAAGACCCGGCGAAGTTGATGGTGTTGATTATTTCTTTAGAACCCGTGAAGAGTTTGAAGAACTTATTCGTCAAGGGCAAATGTTAGAGTATGCGGAGTATGTTGGTAACTATTACGGGACACCACTAACCTATGTTAATGAAACTTTAGATAAGGGAATTGATGTTTTTCTTGAAATTGAAGTTCAAGGAGCTATTCAAGTCAAACAAAAAGTGCCAGATGGCGTCTTTATTTTCTTAACACCTCCAGATTTGGAAGAATTGGAAGGTCGTTTAGTTGGTCGTGGAACAGATAGTCAAGAAGTCATTGCTCGCCGTATTGATCGTGCTCGCGAAGAGATTGCCTTGATGCGAGAGTATGATTATGCCGTTGTTAACGATGAAGTGCCACTCGCTGCGGAACGGGTTAAGCGTATCATAGAAGCAGAACATTTCCGTGTAGAACGTGTCATTGGTCGCTATGATAAGATGATTGCGAAAACAAGTGCAAGTAAATAG
- a CDS encoding ribonuclease Y: MLQVIITLIFALIGLAVGYAIMTMKMKSSTEAAELTLLNAEQDAVNLRGKAEMEAQAIRQAAERESIAHQKELLLEAKEEARKYREEVDQEFKADKQELKERENRLTERAYSLDRKDENLATKEKTLESKEQSLFDKSKHIDERENQISKLEDEKREELERVGHMTIAEAREVILMETESKLTQEIATKIRESEQEIKDKSDKMAKDLLSQAMQRMAGEYVTEQTITTVHLPDDSMKGRIIGREGRNIRTLESLTGIDIIIDDTPEVVVLSGFDPIRREIARMTLEALISDGRIHPARIEELVEKNRQELDNRIREYGEEAAYEIGAPNLHPDLIKIMGRLQFRTSFGQNVLRHSVEVGKLAGIMAGELGENVSLARRAGFLHDMGKAIDREVEGSHVEIGTEFARKYKENPVVVNTIASHHGDVEPDSVIAVLVAAADALSSARPGARNESMENYIKRLRDLEEIASSFDGVQNSFALQAGREIRIMVHPKKLSDDQVTILSHKVREKIENNLDYPGNIKVTVIREFRAIDYAK, from the coding sequence ATGTTGCAAGTTATTATAACATTGATTTTTGCCCTCATTGGTTTAGCTGTTGGTTACGCTATCATGACGATGAAGATGAAGTCTTCAACAGAAGCAGCGGAATTGACATTATTGAATGCTGAACAGGATGCTGTTAATTTGCGAGGGAAAGCAGAAATGGAAGCTCAAGCCATTCGTCAAGCAGCTGAAAGAGAAAGCATTGCTCATCAAAAAGAACTTCTCCTAGAAGCAAAAGAAGAAGCTAGAAAATATCGAGAAGAAGTTGATCAGGAATTTAAAGCTGATAAACAAGAGCTGAAAGAAAGAGAAAATCGTTTAACAGAACGAGCTTATTCACTTGACCGCAAGGATGAGAATTTAGCTACAAAAGAAAAAACACTCGAATCTAAAGAGCAAAGCCTTTTTGATAAATCTAAACATATCGATGAACGTGAAAATCAAATCAGTAAATTAGAAGATGAGAAACGTGAAGAGTTGGAGCGTGTAGGACATATGACTATCGCTGAAGCACGTGAAGTCATTTTGATGGAAACAGAATCTAAGTTAACGCAAGAAATTGCAACTAAGATTCGCGAATCGGAACAAGAAATCAAAGATAAGTCTGATAAAATGGCAAAAGACTTGTTGTCGCAAGCGATGCAGCGTATGGCTGGTGAGTACGTTACTGAACAAACCATTACAACAGTTCACTTGCCAGATGATAGTATGAAGGGACGCATTATTGGGCGTGAAGGACGTAATATCCGCACACTCGAAAGTCTAACAGGGATTGATATCATTATTGATGACACACCTGAAGTGGTTGTTCTCTCTGGCTTTGATCCAATCCGTCGTGAAATTGCTCGCATGACTTTGGAAGCTTTGATTTCAGATGGTCGTATTCATCCTGCTCGTATCGAAGAGCTGGTTGAAAAGAATCGTCAAGAATTAGATAATCGTATCCGTGAATATGGTGAAGAGGCTGCCTATGAAATTGGCGCTCCTAATCTTCATCCAGATCTTATCAAGATTATGGGACGATTGCAGTTTAGAACATCCTTTGGACAAAATGTCCTTCGCCACTCTGTTGAAGTTGGTAAGCTAGCTGGTATCATGGCAGGTGAATTGGGTGAAAATGTTTCACTTGCTCGTCGTGCAGGCTTCTTGCATGATATGGGTAAGGCTATTGACCGAGAAGTAGAAGGTAGTCACGTTGAGATTGGAACTGAGTTTGCTCGTAAATATAAAGAAAACCCAGTTGTTGTCAATACTATTGCCAGCCATCACGGTGATGTAGAGCCAGATAGTGTGATTGCAGTCCTAGTTGCTGCGGCAGATGCCCTTAGTTCAGCTCGACCAGGTGCTCGTAATGAGTCAATGGAGAACTACATCAAACGTTTACGTGACTTAGAAGAGATTGCTTCAAGCTTTGATGGTGTTCAAAATAGTTTCGCTCTTCAAGCTGGTCGTGAAATTCGTATTATGGTTCATCCTAAGAAGCTAAGCGATGATCAGGTGACGATTTTGTCGCATAAAGTAAGAGAAAAAATTGAAAATAATTTGGATTATCCAGGTAATATCAAGGTTACGGTTATCCGTGAGTTCCGTGCTATTGATTACGCCAAATAG
- a CDS encoding S-ribosylhomocysteine lyase, producing MSKEVIVESFELDHTIVKAPYVRLISEESGPIGDIITNFDIRLVQPNEDSIPTAGLHTIEHLLAKLIRERIDGLIDCSPFGCRTGFHMIMWGKQDATEIASVIKSSLQEIANVTSWEDVPGTTIESCGNYKDHSLFSAKEWAKLILEKGISDDPFTRHIV from the coding sequence ATGTCAAAAGAAGTTATTGTTGAAAGTTTTGAATTAGATCATACTATCGTTAAGGCACCTTACGTACGTCTTATCTCTGAAGAATCCGGTCCTATTGGGGATATCATTACTAACTTTGATATTCGACTTGTTCAACCGAATGAAGATTCCATTCCAACTGCTGGCTTACATACTATTGAACATCTACTAGCCAAGCTTATCCGTGAGCGTATTGATGGACTCATCGACTGTTCTCCTTTTGGATGTCGTACTGGATTCCACATGATTATGTGGGGAAAACAAGACGCAACAGAAATTGCTAGTGTCATCAAATCTTCCCTTCAAGAAATTGCGAATGTCACCTCATGGGAAGATGTGCCAGGCACAACTATTGAATCATGTGGAAATTATAAGGATCATAGTTTATTTTCTGCCAAAGAATGGGCAAAACTAATTCTAGAAAAAGGAATTTCAGATGATCCCTTCACACGTCATATCGTCTAA
- a CDS encoding cell division site-positioning protein MapZ family protein, translated as MSKENDNLDFDKAKDLTIGEAVRKDAEIKAGVTDEDSILDKYIKQHREEVASQKFETREVNLEELDTATLDDFIKKQREEVENGAVASEAAITDVTTSTDTTAATVVAQNSNNAKTDEQEGITLSEEAEDDSILRNSSDLDDKPFYKRKLPIFLGLLALLLAIFGTVFAVNHFNKKETSPSSSKASSSNHKPLDSSGKNASAQAIKDNEAFSKMYDGFFIDDKALKLKNSEFGKLPELEAALKKLEGTKFYDAAKEKYDNLKEQIDGIQAVNAKFDKDVIVDGELVDSAKPKADANFDDLSVETLNTGNATLDNLLQKAVKKGRDELKGIKDSSSSEAEASRQSSIAASESASKAAEEAAAASQTESQNANPAPASQSVAPAPTAPTTSSYGISNYDSSSLQRHLSRVPYNNTAIADSGNAAWNFAPGILETVVGKAQARGNISGNNYILERVNIINGNGYYNMFKPDGTYLFSINAKTGYFVGNKPGNADALDY; from the coding sequence ATGAGTAAAGAAAATGACAACTTAGACTTTGACAAAGCAAAAGATTTAACCATTGGTGAGGCTGTCAGAAAAGATGCTGAGATTAAAGCTGGTGTAACAGACGAAGACAGCATCTTAGATAAATACATTAAGCAACATCGTGAAGAAGTAGCTTCTCAAAAATTTGAAACTAGAGAAGTTAATTTGGAAGAGTTGGATACGGCCACTTTGGATGACTTTATCAAAAAGCAACGAGAAGAAGTTGAAAATGGAGCGGTGGCATCAGAAGCTGCTATAACGGATGTAACTACTAGTACAGATACTACAGCAGCAACCGTTGTGGCGCAAAATTCAAATAATGCTAAGACTGACGAACAAGAGGGGATTACTTTGTCGGAGGAAGCTGAAGATGATTCTATTTTGAGAAATTCGAGTGATTTGGATGATAAGCCGTTCTATAAGAGGAAATTACCTATCTTCTTAGGTTTATTAGCACTCCTTTTAGCCATTTTTGGAACGGTCTTTGCTGTGAATCACTTCAATAAAAAAGAGACAAGTCCAAGTTCTTCAAAGGCATCAAGCAGCAACCATAAACCTTTGGATTCATCTGGGAAAAATGCATCAGCACAGGCTATTAAAGATAATGAAGCCTTTAGCAAGATGTATGATGGTTTCTTCATTGATGACAAGGCGCTTAAACTTAAAAATAGTGAATTTGGAAAACTTCCTGAGTTAGAAGCAGCCCTTAAAAAATTAGAAGGTACAAAATTCTATGACGCTGCCAAGGAAAAATATGATAACTTAAAAGAGCAAATTGATGGTATTCAGGCTGTCAATGCGAAGTTTGACAAAGATGTTATTGTTGATGGAGAATTAGTCGATTCGGCGAAACCTAAGGCAGATGCTAACTTTGATGACTTATCAGTTGAAACGTTAAACACAGGAAATGCTACGTTAGATAATCTCTTACAAAAAGCAGTTAAAAAAGGTCGAGATGAATTGAAAGGTATTAAAGACAGCAGTTCTTCAGAAGCAGAAGCTAGTCGCCAATCAAGTATTGCAGCTAGTGAAAGTGCTTCAAAAGCAGCTGAAGAAGCTGCGGCTGCTTCTCAAACGGAAAGTCAAAATGCTAACCCAGCTCCGGCTAGTCAGTCAGTAGCCCCAGCTCCGACTGCACCAACGACATCTTCTTATGGAATCTCGAATTATGATAGTAGTAGTCTTCAGAGACATCTTAGTCGTGTTCCTTATAATAACACAGCTATCGCAGATTCTGGAAATGCTGCATGGAACTTTGCTCCTGGTATTTTAGAAACGGTTGTTGGAAAAGCTCAGGCGCGTGGAAATATTTCAGGGAATAACTATATCCTTGAGCGTGTTAATATTATTAATGGCAATGGTTACTACAATATGTTTAAACCTGATGGAACTTATTTGTTCTCAATCAATGCTAAAACTGGTTACTTTGTTGGTAATAAGCCTGGTAACGCTGATGCTTTAGATTATTAA
- a CDS encoding THUMP domain-containing class I SAM-dependent RNA methyltransferase — MKERFELIATAAAGLEAVVGREIRDLGIECQVENGKVRFQGDVKTIIKTNLWLRAADRIKIVVGKFPAKTFEELFQGVFSLDWDNYLPLGSTFPISKAKCVKSKLHNEPSVQAITKKAVVKKLQKIYHRPEGVPLMENGPEYKIEVSILKDVATIMIDTTGSSLFKRGYRVEKGGAPIKENMAAAILMLSNWYPDKPLIDPTCGSGTFCIEAAMIGMNIAPGFNRTFAFESWSWVSKDLVQEMRDEAESEANYDIELDISGFDIDGRMVEIAKKNAEEVGLADVIKLKQMRLQDLKTDKINGVIISNPPYGERLLDDKAIDILYNEMGQTFAPLKTWSKFILTSDEAFETKYGSQADKKRKLYNGTLKVDLYQYFGQRVKRQEAN, encoded by the coding sequence ATGAAAGAAAGATTTGAATTAATCGCCACAGCAGCAGCTGGACTTGAAGCGGTCGTAGGACGTGAAATCAGAGACTTGGGGATTGAGTGCCAAGTTGAAAATGGTAAAGTCCGTTTTCAAGGTGACGTTAAAACTATTATCAAGACAAATTTATGGCTCCGTGCGGCTGACCGTATCAAAATTGTTGTTGGAAAATTTCCAGCTAAAACCTTTGAAGAGTTATTCCAAGGTGTCTTTTCTCTAGATTGGGATAATTATTTGCCTTTAGGATCGACCTTCCCCATTTCGAAGGCAAAGTGTGTTAAATCAAAGTTGCATAATGAACCAAGTGTTCAAGCGATTACTAAAAAAGCAGTTGTTAAAAAACTGCAAAAGATTTACCATCGCCCAGAAGGTGTTCCTTTGATGGAAAATGGACCTGAATATAAAATTGAAGTTTCGATCTTGAAAGACGTGGCAACGATTATGATTGATACGACAGGTTCTAGCCTTTTCAAACGTGGTTATCGTGTTGAAAAAGGTGGTGCTCCGATTAAAGAAAATATGGCAGCAGCTATCCTTATGCTCAGTAATTGGTACCCAGATAAGCCTTTGATAGACCCGACCTGTGGATCAGGAACATTTTGCATAGAAGCTGCGATGATTGGTATGAATATCGCGCCAGGCTTTAATAGAACATTTGCTTTTGAAAGCTGGTCCTGGGTATCTAAGGATTTGGTCCAAGAGATGAGAGATGAGGCAGAATCAGAAGCTAATTATGATATTGAACTGGACATTTCAGGTTTTGATATTGATGGCCGAATGGTTGAAATCGCTAAAAAGAATGCAGAAGAGGTTGGACTTGCAGATGTTATCAAATTGAAACAAATGCGTCTTCAAGACCTAAAAACCGATAAAATCAACGGTGTTATCATTTCTAATCCACCTTATGGTGAGCGACTCCTTGATGACAAAGCTATCGACATCTTGTATAATGAAATGGGTCAAACCTTTGCACCACTAAAGACATGGAGCAAATTTATTTTGACCAGTGATGAAGCTTTTGAAACCAAATACGGTAGTCAGGCTGATAAAAAACGAAAATTATATAATGGTACTTTGAAAGTTGATTTGTATCAATATTTTGGCCAACGTGTTAAACGTCAAGAGGCTAATTAG
- the gpsB gene encoding cell division regulator GpsB, translating into MTSIINTPKKIFEKEFKKVMRGYDQREVDEFLDDVIKDYEAYASMIEDLQAENEQLKARLKKVTAQPQASRAGVNFGQRTSDSIQQLSESPVTNFDILKRISRLEKEVFGKQITE; encoded by the coding sequence ATGACCAGTATTATCAATACCCCTAAAAAAATCTTTGAAAAAGAATTTAAAAAAGTAATGCGAGGCTATGATCAGCGAGAAGTTGATGAGTTTTTAGATGATGTTATTAAAGACTATGAAGCCTATGCGAGCATGATCGAAGATCTTCAAGCAGAAAACGAACAATTGAAGGCACGTCTGAAAAAAGTTACAGCTCAGCCACAAGCAAGTAGAGCTGGTGTCAACTTTGGTCAGAGAACTTCAGATAGTATTCAACAGTTATCAGAAAGTCCTGTGACTAACTTTGATATTTTGAAGCGTATTAGTCGTTTGGAAAAAGAAGTTTTTGGTAAACAAATTACGGAATAA